In the Dermochelys coriacea isolate rDerCor1 chromosome 25, rDerCor1.pri.v4, whole genome shotgun sequence genome, one interval contains:
- the ABHD8 gene encoding protein ABHD8 isoform X1, with product MGRETLSSLHAGCVQGSIMLTSIADGIMCCLMGKTTNAVGPVDSVESSDGYSFLEVKPGRVLRVKHALPTRQPEEGPERPEPGVVHCKRKITLYRNGQLVIENLGDAIRSELLHCQNGPMEPQSTMELELSDVAGNASTQGATNPGSGAQQALVPGKRRKRKPKKVVNIDCKKQISSCKGTQSDVVLFFIHGVGGSLDIWKEQLDFFSKLGYEVVAPDLAGHGSSSAPQIAAAYTFYALAEDMRAVFKRYAKKRNILIGHSYGVSFCTFLAHEYPDLVHKVIMINGGGPTALEPSLCSIFNMPTCVLHCLSPCLAWSFLKAGFARQGAKEKQLLKEGNAFNVSSFVLRAMMSGQYWPEGDEVYHAELTVPVLLVHGMHDKFVPVEEDQRMAEILLMAFLKVIDEGSHMVMMECPETVNTLLHEFLLWEPETPAGEGREVEKK from the exons GAAgcatcatgctgaccagtatcgCCGATGGGATCATGTGTTGCTTGATGGGCAAGACAACCAATGCGGTGGGGCCCGTGGACAGCGTTGAGTCCAGCGACGGCTACAGCTTCCTGGAGGTGAAGCCCGGGAGGGTCCTGCGGGTGAAAcacgccctgcccacccgccAGCCCGAGGAGGGACCCGAGAGGCCCGAGCCGGGTGTGGTGCACTGTAAGCGCAAGATCACCCTCTACCGCAATGGGCAGCTGGTGATTGAGAACCTGGGTGATGCCATCCGCTCTGAGCTCCTGCACTGCCAGAACGGCCCCATGGAGCCCCAGAGCACCATGGAACTGGAGCTCTCGGACGTTGCTGGCAATGCCTCCACCCAGGGCGCCACCAACCCGGGCTCCGGCGCCCAGCAGGCTCTGGTGCCCGGCAAGCGCCGGAAACGCAAGCCCAAGAAGGTTGTCAATATCGACTGCAAGAAGCAGATCAGCAGCTGCAAGGGGACGCAGAGTGACGTGGTGCTGTTCTTCATCCACGGCGTGGGCGGCTCCCTGGACATCTGGAAGGAGCAGCTGGACTTCTTCAGCAAGCTGGGCTacgaggtggtggccccagaccTGGCTGGACATGGCTCTAGCTCCGCCCCGCAGATCGCGGCCGCCTACACCTTCTATGCCCTGGCTGAGGACATGAGGGCCGTCTTCAAACGCTATGCAAAGAAGAGGAACATCCTGATAGGCCACTCGTACGG GGTTTCCTTCTGCACCTTCCTAGCCCATGAGTACCCAGACCTGGTCCACAAGGTTATCATGATCAACGGGGGTGGCCCCACCGCGCTAGAGCCCAGCCTGTGCTCCATCTTCAACATGCCAACCTGCGTCCTTCACTGCCTGTCCCCCTGCCTGGCCTGGAGCTTCCTCAA GGCTGGCTTCGCTCGCCAGGGTGCCAAAGAGAAGCAGCTGCTCAAGGAAGGCAACGCCTTCAACGTATCCTCCTTCGTCTTGCGGGCCATGATGAGTGGGCAGTACTGGCCGGAGGGTGACGAGGTCTATCACGCTGAGCTCACTGTGCCGGTGCTGCTGGTGCATGGCATGCATGACAAGTTTGTGCCAGTGGAGGAGGATCAGCGGATGGCCGAG ATCCTGCTGATGGCGTTTCTGAAGGTGATTGACGAGGGCAGTCATATGGTGATGATGGAGTGTCCGGAGACGGTGAACACCCTGCTCCATGAGTTCCTCCTGTGGGAGCCCGAGACTCCTGCCGGGGAAGGGCGAGAAGTGGAGAAGAAATAA
- the ABHD8 gene encoding protein ABHD8 isoform X2: MLTSIADGIMCCLMGKTTNAVGPVDSVESSDGYSFLEVKPGRVLRVKHALPTRQPEEGPERPEPGVVHCKRKITLYRNGQLVIENLGDAIRSELLHCQNGPMEPQSTMELELSDVAGNASTQGATNPGSGAQQALVPGKRRKRKPKKVVNIDCKKQISSCKGTQSDVVLFFIHGVGGSLDIWKEQLDFFSKLGYEVVAPDLAGHGSSSAPQIAAAYTFYALAEDMRAVFKRYAKKRNILIGHSYGVSFCTFLAHEYPDLVHKVIMINGGGPTALEPSLCSIFNMPTCVLHCLSPCLAWSFLKAGFARQGAKEKQLLKEGNAFNVSSFVLRAMMSGQYWPEGDEVYHAELTVPVLLVHGMHDKFVPVEEDQRMAEILLMAFLKVIDEGSHMVMMECPETVNTLLHEFLLWEPETPAGEGREVEKK; encoded by the exons atgctgaccagtatcgCCGATGGGATCATGTGTTGCTTGATGGGCAAGACAACCAATGCGGTGGGGCCCGTGGACAGCGTTGAGTCCAGCGACGGCTACAGCTTCCTGGAGGTGAAGCCCGGGAGGGTCCTGCGGGTGAAAcacgccctgcccacccgccAGCCCGAGGAGGGACCCGAGAGGCCCGAGCCGGGTGTGGTGCACTGTAAGCGCAAGATCACCCTCTACCGCAATGGGCAGCTGGTGATTGAGAACCTGGGTGATGCCATCCGCTCTGAGCTCCTGCACTGCCAGAACGGCCCCATGGAGCCCCAGAGCACCATGGAACTGGAGCTCTCGGACGTTGCTGGCAATGCCTCCACCCAGGGCGCCACCAACCCGGGCTCCGGCGCCCAGCAGGCTCTGGTGCCCGGCAAGCGCCGGAAACGCAAGCCCAAGAAGGTTGTCAATATCGACTGCAAGAAGCAGATCAGCAGCTGCAAGGGGACGCAGAGTGACGTGGTGCTGTTCTTCATCCACGGCGTGGGCGGCTCCCTGGACATCTGGAAGGAGCAGCTGGACTTCTTCAGCAAGCTGGGCTacgaggtggtggccccagaccTGGCTGGACATGGCTCTAGCTCCGCCCCGCAGATCGCGGCCGCCTACACCTTCTATGCCCTGGCTGAGGACATGAGGGCCGTCTTCAAACGCTATGCAAAGAAGAGGAACATCCTGATAGGCCACTCGTACGG GGTTTCCTTCTGCACCTTCCTAGCCCATGAGTACCCAGACCTGGTCCACAAGGTTATCATGATCAACGGGGGTGGCCCCACCGCGCTAGAGCCCAGCCTGTGCTCCATCTTCAACATGCCAACCTGCGTCCTTCACTGCCTGTCCCCCTGCCTGGCCTGGAGCTTCCTCAA GGCTGGCTTCGCTCGCCAGGGTGCCAAAGAGAAGCAGCTGCTCAAGGAAGGCAACGCCTTCAACGTATCCTCCTTCGTCTTGCGGGCCATGATGAGTGGGCAGTACTGGCCGGAGGGTGACGAGGTCTATCACGCTGAGCTCACTGTGCCGGTGCTGCTGGTGCATGGCATGCATGACAAGTTTGTGCCAGTGGAGGAGGATCAGCGGATGGCCGAG ATCCTGCTGATGGCGTTTCTGAAGGTGATTGACGAGGGCAGTCATATGGTGATGATGGAGTGTCCGGAGACGGTGAACACCCTGCTCCATGAGTTCCTCCTGTGGGAGCCCGAGACTCCTGCCGGGGAAGGGCGAGAAGTGGAGAAGAAATAA
- the ABHD8 gene encoding protein ABHD8 isoform X3 produces the protein MGRETLSSLHAGCVQGSIMLTSIADGIMCCLMGKTTNAVGPVDSVESSDGYSFLEVKPGRVLRVKHALPTRQPEEGPERPEPGVVHCKRKITLYRNGQLVIENLGDAIRSELLHCQNGPMEPQSTMELELSDVAGNASTQGATNPGSGAQQALVPGKRRKRKPKKVVNIDCKKQISSCKGTQSDVVLFFIHGVGGSLDIWKEQLDFFSKLGYEVVAPDLAGHGSSSAPQIAAAYTFYALAEDMRAVFKRYAKKRNILIGHSYGVSFCTFLAHEYPDLVHKVIMINGGGPTALEPSLCSIFNMPTCVLHCLSPCLAWSFLKAGFARQGAKEKQLLKEGNAFNVSSFVLRAMMSGQYWPEGDEVYHAELTVPVLLVHGMHDKFVPVEEDQRMAEVRYRQPDLRGLRSTASC, from the exons GAAgcatcatgctgaccagtatcgCCGATGGGATCATGTGTTGCTTGATGGGCAAGACAACCAATGCGGTGGGGCCCGTGGACAGCGTTGAGTCCAGCGACGGCTACAGCTTCCTGGAGGTGAAGCCCGGGAGGGTCCTGCGGGTGAAAcacgccctgcccacccgccAGCCCGAGGAGGGACCCGAGAGGCCCGAGCCGGGTGTGGTGCACTGTAAGCGCAAGATCACCCTCTACCGCAATGGGCAGCTGGTGATTGAGAACCTGGGTGATGCCATCCGCTCTGAGCTCCTGCACTGCCAGAACGGCCCCATGGAGCCCCAGAGCACCATGGAACTGGAGCTCTCGGACGTTGCTGGCAATGCCTCCACCCAGGGCGCCACCAACCCGGGCTCCGGCGCCCAGCAGGCTCTGGTGCCCGGCAAGCGCCGGAAACGCAAGCCCAAGAAGGTTGTCAATATCGACTGCAAGAAGCAGATCAGCAGCTGCAAGGGGACGCAGAGTGACGTGGTGCTGTTCTTCATCCACGGCGTGGGCGGCTCCCTGGACATCTGGAAGGAGCAGCTGGACTTCTTCAGCAAGCTGGGCTacgaggtggtggccccagaccTGGCTGGACATGGCTCTAGCTCCGCCCCGCAGATCGCGGCCGCCTACACCTTCTATGCCCTGGCTGAGGACATGAGGGCCGTCTTCAAACGCTATGCAAAGAAGAGGAACATCCTGATAGGCCACTCGTACGG GGTTTCCTTCTGCACCTTCCTAGCCCATGAGTACCCAGACCTGGTCCACAAGGTTATCATGATCAACGGGGGTGGCCCCACCGCGCTAGAGCCCAGCCTGTGCTCCATCTTCAACATGCCAACCTGCGTCCTTCACTGCCTGTCCCCCTGCCTGGCCTGGAGCTTCCTCAA GGCTGGCTTCGCTCGCCAGGGTGCCAAAGAGAAGCAGCTGCTCAAGGAAGGCAACGCCTTCAACGTATCCTCCTTCGTCTTGCGGGCCATGATGAGTGGGCAGTACTGGCCGGAGGGTGACGAGGTCTATCACGCTGAGCTCACTGTGCCGGTGCTGCTGGTGCATGGCATGCATGACAAGTTTGTGCCAGTGGAGGAGGATCAGCGGATGGCCGAGGTACGGTACCGGCAGCCAGACCTGCGTGGGCTGAGGAGCACAGC ATCCTGCTGA
- the ANKLE1 gene encoding ankyrin repeat and LEM domain-containing protein 1 isoform X1: MEKRRRPMRSGRGAARRRSGAEARWRRRERDPPRERLRTLPAGGGAAAAPPSARWEGAGGGPVCACAEGSESPPGAGMSRAGPAVLAARLCEALHGEEATDVEALLKQGADPNLVLPEGIAAIHLAAGKERESGVRCLKLILQYGGNPNARSVEELTPLHVAASWGCYKCLKLLLRNGGDPNLEDQDGNRAIDLALEQGNKMCVQILQGFQHACLPEDADGANKLTFCHEGLRRAESFLSILTDDCTETGIISRLSEAWDDPGPLSSTQKCLPDRSPSNAGLGVAFNNAAAADASGRLSCIPGNLQDHPCCPMPPSTLAFCAYSHSGRSQGPSTLSDNGPSSCPGLPQPVLSSTWLSASNEPRELTSSLTTTQGPPGDEASASPSSETDNSLTPPGRGYEDTTDGHDLSSQPVPCQDESISKEPMILSQPQRCSMSHAARARRSVSFCESPKIFPLHNNGNWKESPSRPRCTPRASDANGTLGLSRLSDFLDLEMLGKVNGQEGLDVTSPDHVYLFCRANSTAIYDLEKTVMDPAFLARTHENSDSPFATGQVLSGGSESSGSQYGSCDSDCYISATDASDHSEPKKCLEGKDAQCCSSSLCAGDGSADSSYTGSKDGSSRVCLGKQLMASTAGQSCEKLVEMPSAVEAVMRHMSRSESQNTEIAGGRHLYAYSEASHISRDGSGLTSAGKPASELCTCGTAHEPLKDAGISSPSQELQAECVPHKWNDRGSNILSTQEPHQLTPAAVAVEEASPQEAASSVNYRQIIADWVLQGKLMGMLPSTDSSLSARTELTSSQWVARKADTQEWDPSANGSDPETADTVLLGRATGGAPGGAAGGTPDTGTPGGDMEDNSREEEMNGNPFRGRPVKLPSLSSEADTLVIQHLASPADSSGEDELSHLNEKEKMFPTKSFHSPLLPCHVTPRTKSRLTSAARDSNSSSSLFEETLEMPRRPRRIRSPQGMPVGPATCLEGNTAGGSWVAPGGENASCWEAEETNDLDDTEIIAKATSRSGSSAGHSSYPDASPTVLLDSDGGTNEQSLSGNKGEAEPGAACHPGIPPHLPSSDTDNPPLDSMWLTEDGEGDCTDPTWQVALTKPLGATAFSQVESDAASEECGRALLSACPQEERRQPQLDAKRQPGPSRVSFSRLSSRRPSRATSATDHLSGRLSPVPDSCCQDFPLSPGGRPVNLSTCEPVEYLYMDEEEGYALIERHVPCTDDASVLADTTSSDDTIVYDWRAYQSKLAEQESKENRPPECKSPVATSKLHLLSDEALVRKLRKLGVNPGPVTGLTRKLYVQLLDKLMKDPNTQARKRSAGHSPELASALETFQIPNCKDDDMALSRQFDKPDKNRKWREGVLKSSFNYLLLDPRVTQNLPFRCHHLSQADCFRIFVNAIFYVGKGKRSRPYSHLYQSLTHYKGGKKQVCPKVQHILDIWAGGQGVISVHCFQNAIPVEAYTREACLVDAIGLKMLTNQKKGNYYGVVASWPLKRRRCLGIHMLHRAMQIFLAEGERQLRPADIQIGQ, from the exons GTCAGTAGAGGAACTCACGCCATTGCATGTAGCAGCTTCTTGGGGATGTTACAAATGCTTGAAGCTCCTACTGAGGAACGGAGGGGACCCAAATCTCGAAGACCAG GATGGAAACAGAGCAATCGACTTAGCCTTGGAACAGGGAAACAAGATGTGTGTGCAAATCCTGCAGGGCTTCCAGCATGCCTGTCTCCCAGAGGATGCTGATGGAGCAAACAAGCTCACAT TCTGCCATGAAGGCTTGAGAAGAGCTGAGAGCTTCCTTTCCATTCTGACTGATGACTGCACGGAAACCGGTATCATCTCAAGACTTTCTGAAGCATGGGATGATCCTGGACCGCTTAGCAGCACCCAAAAGTGTCTGCCGGACAGGAGTCCCAGTAACGCAGGGCTGGGTGTCGCCTTTAACAACGCGGCAGCTGCCGACGCAAGTGGCCGGCTGAGTTGTATCCCAGGGAATCTTCAGGACCACCCGTGCTGTCCGATGCCTCCGTCCACGTTGGCCTTTTGTGCCTATTCACACTCGGGGCGTTCCCAGGGACCTTCCACTTTGTCTGACAATGGTCCTAGCAGCTGTCCTGGCCTACCTCAGCCAGTGCTGTCCAGCACTTGGCTATCAGCCAGTAATGAGCCTCGAGAACTAACTTCAAGTCTGACTACAACACAGGGCCCTCCTGGGGATGAAGCTTCTGCTTCTCCTTCCTCAGAGACAGACAATAGTTTGACACCACCTGGCCGTGGCTATGAAGACACAACAGACGGTCACGATCTGTCTTCCCAGCCAGTGCCTTGCCAGGATGAATCCATTTCAAAGGAGCCCATGATCCTCTCTCAACCACAGCGTTGCAGCATGAGCCATGCAGCACGGGCACGGAGAAGTGTCAGTTTCTGTGAGTCCCCTAAAATTTTCCCCCTCCATAACAATGGGAACTGGAAGGAAAGCCCTTCCAGGCCACGCTGCACCCCCAGAGCTAGCGATGCCAACGGGACTCTGGGCCTGTCCCGGCTCAGTGACTTTCTCGATCTCGAAATGTTAGGAAAGGTGAATGGCCAGGAAGGATTGGATGTCACATCCCCAGATCACGTGTACCTGTTCTGTCGGGCTAACTCCACAGCCATTTATGACTTGGAAAAGACAGTGATGGATCCAGCGTTCCTGGCCAGAACACATGAAAATTCAGACTCTCCCTTTGCCACTGGACAGGTGCTCAGCGGAGGCTCCGAGAGCAGCGGCAGCCAATATGGCAGCTGTGACAGCGACTGTTACATTAGTGCCACAGACGCTTCTGACCACAGTGAGCCGAAGAAATGCTTGGAAGGGAAAGATGCACAatgctgcagctcttctctgtgtgCTGGGGACGGAAGTGCTGATTCCAGCTACACTGGCAGCAAAGATGGGAGTTCACGAGTGTGCTTAGGCAAACAGTTGATGGCCAGCACCGCAGGTCAGAGCTGCGAGAAGCTGGTAGAAATGCCATCTGCAGTGGAAGCAGTTATGCGGCACATGTCCCGCTCCGAGTCACAGAACACGGAGATTGCAGGAGGAAGGCATTTATATGCTTATTCTGAAGCATCTCATATTAGCAGGGATGGTTCTGGTTTGACCTCCGCTGGGAAGCCAGCTTCAGAGCTGTGTACCTGTGGCACTGCACATGAACCTCTCAAAGACGCGGGGATATCGAGCCCTTCCCAAGAGTTACAGGCTGAGTGTGTCCCTCACAAGTGGAATGACAGAGGCTCAAACATCTTGTCAACTCAGGAACCACATCAGTTGACCCCGGCTGCTGTTGCAGTTGAGGAGGCTAGTCCTCAGGAAGCTGCCTCTTCTGTGAACTACAGGCAAATTATTGCAGACTGGGTACTGCAGGGTAAATTGATGGGGATGCTGCCTTCCACAGACAGCAGTCTCTCTGCAAGGACAGAACTGACCAGTAGCCAGTGGGTAGCAAGAAAAGCTGATACTCAGGAATGGGATCCCTCTGCAAATGGGTCTGACCCAGAGACGGCGGACACGGTGCTGCTAGGCAGGGCCACGGGTGGGGCGCCaggtggggctgcaggagggacGCCAGACACAGGGACACCAGGCGGGGACATGGAAGACAATAGCAGAGAGGAAGAAATGAACGGCAACCCATTCAGAGGGAGACCGGTAAAGCTTCCCAGTCTGAGCAGTGAAGCGGACACCTTAGTGATCCAGCACCTTGCCAGTCCTGCTGACAGTTCTGGAGAAGATGAGCTCTCTCACTTGAATGAGAAAGAGAAGATGTTTCCCACAAAGTCCTTCCACTCACCACTGCTTCCCTGCCACGTCACCCCCAGAACAAAGAGCCGCTTGACATCCGCGGCGCGTGACAGCAACTCCTCCTCATCACTCTTTGAGGAGACACTGGAGATGCCAAGGCGGCCCAGGAGAATTAGGAGCCCCCAGGGGATGCCAGTTGGCCCTGCCACCTGTCTGGAAGGTAATACTGCAGGGGGGAGCTGGGTCGCTCCGGGGGGTGAAAATGCATCTTGTTGGGAAGCAGAAGAAACGAATGACCTGGATGATACTGAAATAATCGCAAAAGCCACCAGCCGCTCAGGGTCCTCTGCTGGTCATAGCAGCTACCCAGATGCCAGCCCCACGGTGCTGCTAGACTCTGATGGGGGCACCAATGAGCAGTCCTTGTCTGGTAACAAGGGGGAAGCTGAGCCAGGTGCTGCCTGCCACCCTGgcatccctccccacctcccaagcTCCGATACAGACAACCCCCCATTAGACAGCATGTGGCTGACGGAGGATGGGGAGGGTGATTGCACAGACCCAACGTGGCAGGTTGCTCTCACTAAGCCCCTTGGTGCAACAGCCTTCTCCCAGGTTGAGTCAGATGCTGCAAGTGAGGAATGTGGGAGAGCGTTGCTCAGTGCGTGCCCGCAAGAGGAGCGCCGTCAGCCTCAGCTGGATGCCAAGAGGCAGCCTGGTCCCTCCAGGGTTAGTTTCAGTCGGCTATCTTCCAGGAGGCCTTCTCGGGCAACGTCTGCCACcgaccacctctcagggaggctGAGCCCTGTGCCGGACTCATGCTGCCAGGACTTTCCCCTCTCACCTGGCGGCCGCCCTGTGAACCTCAGCACCTGTGAGCCGGTGGAATACCTCTACATGGACGAGGAGGAAGGGTACGCACTAATCGAGCGTCACGTCCCATGCACGGATGACGCGTCTGTCCTTGCAGACACTACAAGCTCCGATGACACTATCGTTTATGACTGGAGAGCCTACCAGAGCAAACTGGCGGAGCAGGAGAGCAAAGAGAATCGGCCACCGGAGTGCAAGTCACCAGTGGCAACCTCCAAGCTGCATCTCCTTTCCGACGAGGCCCTCGTTAGGAAGCTGAGAAAGCTGGGCGTGAACCCAGGGCCCGTTACAGGTCTAACAAGGAAGCTCTACGTACAGCTGCTCGACAAACTGATGAAAGACCCAAACACCCAGGCCAGGAAGAGGTCTGCAG GACACAGCCCTGAGCTGGCCTCTGCGCTAGAGACTTTTCAGATCCCCAACTGCAAGGACGATGACATGGCTCTCTCCAGACAGTTCGACAAGCCCGACAAGAACAGGAAGTGGAGGGAGGGCGTGCTGAAGTCCAGCTTTAACTATCTGCTGTTGGACCCCAG GGTGACGCAGAACTTACCTTTCCGCTGCCACCACCTGAGCCAGGCTGACTGCTTTAGGATTTTCGTCAATGCCATCTTCTACGTGGGCAAAGGGAAACGCTCCCGACCCTACAGCCACCTCTACCAGTCCTTAACTCACTACAAGGGTGGAAAGAAGCAG GTGTGCCCCAAAGTGCAGCACATCCTGGACATCTGGGCGGGCGGCCAGGGTGTGATCTCCGTGCACTGCTTCCAGAACGCCATCCCAGTGGAAGCTTACACACGGGAGGCCTGCTTGGTGGATGCGATTG gGTTAAAGATGCTCACCAATCAGAAGAAGGGGAATTACTACGGTGTCGTGGCAAGCTGGCCCCTGAAGCGTCGCCGGTGCTTGGGGATTCACATGCTGCACAGGGCCATGCAGATCTTCCTGGCGGAAGGGGAACGGCAGCTGCGTCCCGCAGACATCCAGATTGGGCAGTGA